One window of the Candidatus Liberimonas magnetica genome contains the following:
- a CDS encoding Rne/Rng family ribonuclease has translation MKKEIIVNRSFEETRVAILENDKLIDLFMERKESEKFVGNIYKGRVEAILPGISSAFVNIGFGKNAYLNIHDVVCENRSARIEDKIQKKKEILVQVEKEPISTKGPRITMDVSLPGRYLVLMPFSKDIGISRNIESREERSRLKGIINEIKPENFGLIVRTEAEEASKDELKREVKYLTRLWNSISSRYNSAKTPSLIHKDLGLVFQTLRDYLTEDVEIVLIDSKKEYEEVLDFIKIIAPELIGKIKLYTTKTPVFKAFKIEEEIKKLHSNKVKLPSGGYIIIQEAESLCAIDVNTGSFTGQRSQEETVTITNVEAAKEVARQLRLRNIGGIIVIDFIDMKRAKNKQKVLSELTVSVKGDKAKIKILPITSLGLVEMTRERKRESIFSFLGETCPTCHGVGLVPSRESLFININTELEQLKLGHHHGKVKLKLNPDVAEYFTKRLERVHKVGGKAIEICQSPAISWDDYQIIIE, from the coding sequence GTGAAAAAAGAAATAATTGTAAACAGGTCGTTTGAAGAGACAAGGGTCGCTATCTTGGAAAACGACAAACTAATTGACTTGTTTATGGAAAGAAAAGAATCTGAAAAGTTCGTTGGGAATATTTACAAGGGACGGGTCGAAGCCATACTGCCGGGGATTTCAAGCGCGTTCGTGAATATAGGTTTTGGAAAAAATGCCTACCTGAACATCCACGATGTGGTTTGCGAGAACCGGTCTGCAAGGATAGAAGATAAGATACAGAAGAAAAAAGAGATCCTGGTCCAGGTCGAAAAAGAACCGATAAGCACTAAAGGCCCAAGAATTACCATGGACGTATCACTCCCCGGGAGATACCTCGTCTTAATGCCTTTTTCAAAAGACATAGGCATTTCAAGGAATATAGAATCAAGGGAGGAAAGGAGCAGGCTTAAAGGCATAATTAATGAGATAAAACCTGAAAATTTCGGGCTCATTGTACGCACTGAAGCTGAGGAAGCCAGTAAGGATGAGCTTAAAAGGGAAGTAAAATACTTGACCCGGCTATGGAATTCTATAAGTTCCAGATACAATTCCGCAAAAACACCTTCTTTGATCCATAAAGACCTGGGGCTTGTTTTTCAGACTTTAAGGGATTATCTGACCGAAGATGTGGAGATCGTACTTATAGATTCAAAAAAGGAATACGAAGAGGTGCTTGATTTCATAAAGATAATAGCTCCTGAGCTTATAGGAAAAATAAAACTTTATACGACCAAAACTCCTGTGTTTAAGGCATTTAAGATAGAGGAAGAGATAAAGAAACTGCATTCTAACAAAGTAAAGCTCCCTTCAGGCGGGTATATCATTATACAGGAAGCAGAATCACTATGTGCCATCGACGTTAATACAGGCAGTTTTACAGGCCAGCGTTCGCAGGAAGAAACCGTAACCATAACGAACGTTGAAGCCGCTAAAGAAGTGGCAAGGCAGCTGCGTTTAAGAAATATAGGAGGCATAATCGTCATTGATTTCATTGATATGAAACGCGCAAAAAACAAACAGAAGGTTTTAAGCGAGCTCACTGTTTCGGTTAAAGGAGATAAGGCGAAAATAAAAATACTTCCTATCACAAGCCTCGGGCTTGTCGAAATGACGCGTGAACGGAAACGGGAATCTATATTTTCATTCCTTGGCGAAACATGCCCCACTTGCCACGGAGTCGGGCTTGTGCCGTCCCGTGAATCGCTTTTTATAAATATAAATACAGAACTTGAACAATTAAAACTAGGCCATCATCACGGTAAAGTTAAATTAAAACTAAACCCGGATGTAGCGGAATATTTTACAAAAAGGCTGGAGCGGGTACATAAAGTAGGCGGGAAAGCAATTGAGATCTGTCAAAGCCCGGCTATAAGCTGGGATGATTACCAAATAATCATAGAATAG
- a CDS encoding glycosyltransferase family 39 protein, whose translation MKNNIIVLLLWTIFYFSASIVNLNYIDTNSDELWPGISATKMIEGCDTNYCGDEIHLFGKKLPLNMQEPYLFALPNYMYVPVFLLFGINIWSLRILPIVLSYLTILMVYYIIKYYFNEKTALITALLLGTDFRFIHFGRIGSFLFEPYVSFFFYLAIVLYIYNLKNKEKLYLYLASFALGLGLSVKISVIARYSGIIGANIILFPKSVLALRKKYSIRQWVLLISCFALGASLFISYNILEKGDSFKLISFIYNGKTTSLGTNNSNVLQNMKTRIHQYNNIIGGFDKEWGIPESDKYNCKPVVLSFYFALFVNLIIYIFKKVKRLEFKRILFVYIYFIIVFIASLFSPTTFRSYHLIIMYPFAHFVIAVLINNVSNIFEGYGKMNIAKIASKILACSLIIMLLATNTRAVYMYYSDFKSGREYFGNTYFYMEELSEYLKNHDLKPLCCFGSELIFKTIYFSKGRVNNMEMVGWNDTIDEDKLNNLLKSYKKIYLLKPESYVSYNALSYDLLMNYVMKTRRKTTIVKEIKNSKNILLYTIYEISE comes from the coding sequence ATGAAAAACAATATTATAGTACTACTTTTATGGACAATATTTTATTTCTCGGCCAGTATAGTAAATCTCAATTATATCGATACTAATTCGGATGAATTATGGCCGGGAATTTCCGCAACAAAAATGATAGAAGGCTGTGATACAAACTATTGCGGAGATGAAATTCATCTGTTTGGAAAAAAGCTTCCATTAAATATGCAGGAACCATATTTATTTGCATTGCCTAATTATATGTATGTCCCTGTATTTCTTTTGTTTGGAATAAATATTTGGTCGCTAAGAATACTCCCGATAGTTCTGTCATATTTAACTATATTAATGGTCTACTATATTATCAAATATTATTTTAACGAGAAAACAGCTCTGATAACGGCGTTGCTTCTGGGGACAGATTTTAGATTTATACATTTCGGAAGAATCGGTTCATTTTTATTTGAACCATATGTTAGTTTCTTTTTTTATTTGGCGATTGTTTTATATATTTACAATCTAAAGAATAAAGAAAAATTATATCTATATTTAGCATCTTTTGCTTTAGGGCTTGGATTAAGTGTAAAAATATCGGTAATAGCGCGTTATTCGGGGATCATAGGTGCAAATATAATACTGTTTCCCAAAAGCGTACTTGCTCTAAGAAAAAAATATAGTATTAGACAATGGGTTTTATTAATTTCATGTTTTGCCTTGGGAGCTTCTTTATTCATAAGTTATAATATACTGGAGAAAGGAGATTCGTTTAAGCTCATAAGCTTTATTTATAATGGCAAGACCACGAGTCTTGGTACAAATAATAGCAATGTCCTGCAAAATATGAAAACAAGGATCCATCAATACAATAATATTATAGGTGGTTTTGATAAAGAATGGGGGATACCAGAAAGTGATAAATATAATTGCAAGCCAGTCGTCTTATCGTTTTATTTCGCCTTATTTGTTAATCTTATTATCTATATATTTAAAAAGGTAAAAAGGCTGGAATTTAAAAGAATATTATTCGTTTATATTTATTTTATAATCGTATTTATTGCCTCACTATTTTCACCTACTACTTTTCGAAGCTACCATTTAATTATAATGTATCCGTTTGCTCATTTTGTAATTGCTGTTTTAATAAACAATGTGAGCAATATATTCGAAGGGTATGGTAAAATGAACATAGCAAAAATAGCAAGTAAAATACTGGCATGTTCGTTAATAATCATGTTGCTTGCAACAAATACCAGGGCTGTATATATGTATTATTCGGACTTTAAATCAGGAAGGGAATATTTTGGAAATACATATTTTTATATGGAAGAGCTATCGGAGTATTTAAAGAATCACGATCTCAAACCTTTATGCTGCTTTGGTTCTGAGTTAATATTTAAAACCATTTATTTTAGTAAAGGCAGGGTGAACAATATGGAGATGGTTGGATGGAATGATACCATTGATGAAGATAAGCTTAATAATTTATTAAAAAGTTATAAAAAAATATATTTATTAAAACCGGAATCTTATGTGTCGTACAACGCCCTTAGTTATGACTTGCTAATGAATTACGTTATGAAAACAAGAAGAAAAACTACGATAGTTAAAGAGATTAAAAATTCGAAAAATATTCTGTTATATACAATTTATGAAATTAGCGAATAA
- a CDS encoding pyridoxal phosphate-dependent aminotransferase has protein sequence MYLSDRAKTIKPSPTLAITAKAKALKEKGIDVVSFGAGEPDFDTPLNIKEAAKRAIDAGFTKYCPVEGTPDLRKAIADKLKKDNSLDYEPSQIIVSCGAKHSLYNLFQAVLNPKDEVIIPAPYWVSYPDMALLQGAKPKIVKTKESNDFKMTPESLKKAITKRTKAVIINSPSNPTGSTYSKEELELLANVCLESKTLIISDEIYEKLVYDGFKFASIASLSREVKEQTVVVNGVSKSYSMTGWRIGYAAGPKEIIKAMTDIQSQSTSNATSISLKAATEALNGPQDEVEKMRQEFEKRRDYIVDRLNKIKGIKCFKPTGAFYVFPNVKKLLGKTYDGKLISTTDELSEYLIEKALIAVVPGDGFGAPGYIRLSYANSMENISKGLDRLEQAVKWRRADSI, from the coding sequence ATGTATTTATCCGACAGGGCAAAAACTATCAAGCCGTCCCCGACCCTTGCGATTACTGCAAAAGCAAAAGCTTTAAAAGAAAAAGGCATTGACGTCGTAAGTTTTGGCGCTGGCGAGCCGGATTTTGACACGCCTCTTAACATTAAGGAAGCGGCAAAAAGGGCCATTGATGCCGGATTTACGAAATATTGCCCTGTAGAAGGCACCCCGGACTTAAGAAAAGCTATCGCAGATAAACTGAAAAAAGATAATAGCCTTGATTATGAACCAAGCCAGATCATTGTATCCTGCGGCGCAAAACACTCTCTTTACAATCTTTTTCAAGCGGTTTTAAACCCGAAAGATGAGGTCATTATACCTGCTCCTTACTGGGTTTCATACCCGGATATGGCACTATTACAGGGCGCAAAACCTAAGATAGTAAAAACAAAAGAATCAAATGATTTTAAAATGACCCCTGAAAGTTTAAAAAAAGCAATCACAAAAAGGACCAAGGCGGTCATCATTAATTCCCCTTCAAACCCTACAGGAAGCACTTACTCAAAAGAAGAATTGGAACTCCTGGCAAATGTCTGCCTTGAAAGTAAAACATTGATAATATCCGATGAGATATACGAAAAACTTGTTTATGACGGATTTAAGTTTGCCTCTATTGCAAGCCTATCCCGCGAAGTTAAAGAACAGACCGTTGTGGTAAACGGTGTGTCAAAATCTTATTCCATGACAGGCTGGAGAATAGGCTATGCGGCAGGGCCCAAGGAAATTATAAAAGCCATGACAGACATACAAAGCCAGTCAACTTCAAATGCGACATCGATCTCTCTCAAAGCCGCAACTGAAGCATTGAACGGCCCACAGGATGAAGTCGAAAAAATGAGACAGGAATTCGAAAAAAGAAGGGATTATATAGTTGACAGGCTGAATAAAATAAAAGGTATAAAGTGTTTTAAACCGACAGGAGCATTTTACGTTTTCCCTAACGTTAAAAAGCTTCTTGGTAAAACTTATGATGGGAAACTTATATCAACAACGGACGAGCTTTCAGAGTATTTAATAGAAAAAGCCCTTATAGCTGTGGTTCCTGGCGACGGTTTCGGCGCACCGGGCTACATCAGGTTATCTTATGCTAATTCGATGGAAAACATATCTAAGGGTTTAGATAGATTGGAGCAGGCAGTAAAATGGCGTAGAGCGGACAGCATTTAG
- a CDS encoding TonB-dependent receptor plug domain-containing protein, whose translation MPKIQKVLSVILMSFLCFCASLYAVEAADKADDLLSMSLEDLLSMKITVASVKGNTVRESPGIVTLITRDEIVNSGAQNITDILRLVPGIGFGVDVQGAVGLGVRGNWAHEGKAVILWDGFELNELLYSCLQFNNRFSLDQIKQIEIIRGPGSAIYGGFAELAVINIVTKSAKELNGLETAVNYAQMSKPAYSRQNISLLYGKELANSLNFVGSAFVGQSRLSDRIHTDMSGNSFNMSQGSAQDPFNSSFKLNYKGFETAVLVDRYQTLQRDEYGTIDLDKPVNTDFESYYAMAKYNFNVSDKITVTPKFNYKFQIPWKQMNSNYSNYFSAVERYTSDLSASYNPSEKVNILAGVEYYNDNAEDKLEGSARYNGSKNASYFNIAEYLQCLFNLPIFNVTVGARSANHSQFGSSFVPRFALTKVIGNFHFKVLYSKAYREPSIENIALNPEIKPENTTVSELEAGYQLSKNQFVTANIFNINIEKPIVYGVDPGTAIEAYYNYDKVKTQGAEFEYRLKYEKWYTTINYAYYEAMDNTVTSYEVTGNKDELLGFSPHKASLNSSFSLTNNLSVNPSLVYISERYGYYTYDYTSNPAGDPVLKKFDPVTFANLYFHFNNFVSVSDLTFGIGVYNILDSEYAFIQPYNGGHAPLQGPSREVVTKLTYKFK comes from the coding sequence ATGCCAAAAATACAAAAGGTTTTATCTGTTATATTAATGTCTTTTTTATGTTTTTGTGCTTCTTTGTACGCGGTTGAGGCTGCGGACAAAGCTGACGATCTGCTGTCAATGTCCCTTGAAGACCTGCTTTCAATGAAGATCACCGTTGCTTCTGTTAAGGGAAATACTGTTAGAGAATCACCGGGGATCGTTACCCTGATAACCCGTGATGAGATCGTTAATTCCGGAGCACAGAATATTACTGATATTTTAAGGTTAGTCCCGGGTATAGGGTTCGGTGTTGATGTACAGGGTGCAGTAGGTTTAGGGGTCAGGGGAAACTGGGCCCATGAGGGCAAAGCCGTTATTTTGTGGGATGGTTTTGAGCTTAACGAACTTTTGTATTCTTGCCTTCAATTCAACAACCGTTTTTCTTTAGACCAGATAAAACAGATAGAAATTATAAGAGGCCCCGGTTCTGCAATATACGGCGGTTTTGCCGAACTTGCAGTTATCAATATAGTCACAAAAAGTGCAAAAGAATTAAACGGACTTGAAACCGCTGTCAATTATGCACAAATGTCAAAACCAGCGTATTCAAGGCAGAATATCAGTTTATTGTATGGGAAAGAACTCGCCAACTCTTTAAACTTCGTAGGTTCAGCTTTTGTAGGCCAGTCCCGATTAAGCGACAGGATTCATACGGATATGTCTGGGAACTCGTTTAATATGAGCCAAGGTTCCGCACAGGACCCTTTTAACTCTTCTTTTAAATTAAATTATAAAGGGTTTGAAACAGCCGTTCTAGTAGACAGGTATCAAACATTGCAAAGAGATGAATACGGGACAATAGACTTGGACAAACCGGTAAATACGGATTTTGAGTCATACTATGCAATGGCAAAATATAATTTTAATGTTTCAGACAAGATAACAGTGACACCTAAATTTAATTACAAATTTCAAATACCCTGGAAACAAATGAATTCAAATTATTCTAATTATTTCAGTGCAGTAGAAAGATACACCTCAGACCTGTCTGCTTCCTATAACCCGTCTGAAAAAGTGAACATACTTGCAGGCGTAGAATATTACAACGATAATGCGGAAGACAAATTGGAAGGAAGCGCCCGGTATAACGGATCAAAGAATGCAAGCTATTTTAACATCGCAGAATATTTGCAGTGCTTGTTTAATCTGCCGATATTCAATGTGACAGTAGGAGCCAGGTCTGCAAACCATTCGCAGTTCGGTTCAAGTTTTGTTCCGAGGTTTGCTTTGACAAAAGTAATAGGCAATTTCCATTTTAAAGTTCTTTACAGTAAAGCTTACAGGGAGCCGAGTATAGAAAATATCGCGTTAAATCCGGAAATAAAACCTGAGAATACGACCGTAAGCGAATTAGAAGCCGGGTATCAGCTTTCGAAGAATCAGTTCGTGACAGCAAACATTTTTAATATTAATATTGAAAAACCTATAGTGTACGGCGTAGATCCCGGAACAGCCATTGAAGCCTATTATAACTATGATAAAGTAAAGACCCAGGGCGCAGAATTTGAATACCGTTTAAAATATGAAAAGTGGTATACTACCATAAATTATGCATATTATGAAGCGATGGATAATACGGTAACAAGCTATGAGGTCACAGGCAACAAAGATGAATTGCTCGGGTTTTCGCCGCACAAAGCAAGTTTAAATTCAAGTTTTAGCCTTACAAATAATTTAAGCGTTAACCCCTCACTAGTTTACATCTCAGAACGTTACGGTTATTATACTTATGATTATACCAGCAATCCTGCCGGAGACCCTGTTCTTAAGAAATTTGATCCTGTTACGTTTGCAAATTTATATTTTCACTTTAATAATTTCGTTTCTGTCAGCGACCTGACCTTTGGCATAGGAGTTTATAACATCCTTGATTCCGAATATGCTTTTATTCAGCCTTACAACGGCGGCCATGCGCCTTTACAGGGGCCGTCACGCGAAGTTGTTACAAAATTAACTTATAAATTCAAATAA
- a CDS encoding YfiR/HmsC family protein, whose amino-acid sequence MKIKYILNLLFSCLFFLNVLSAAFLPYNLQAALLLKILNYDQNIGRNASNGVITVGIIYENNRKWIESSKSLLLELLVFKGRNVKVKNYSIDFCLLPFEAVNQPETIKEKNINVLYLSIETPEKIAKVTEFAKKSGILTVCGQDSYEKMKNGISVGFSLENEKPAITLNNDSAVKEGSNFSKEFAALAKAYK is encoded by the coding sequence ATGAAAATAAAATATATATTAAATTTATTGTTTTCCTGCTTGTTTTTTTTAAATGTGCTAAGTGCGGCTTTTCTGCCTTACAATTTACAGGCTGCTCTCCTGTTGAAAATCCTTAATTATGACCAGAATATAGGAAGGAATGCCTCGAATGGCGTAATTACGGTAGGGATAATCTATGAGAATAACCGCAAATGGATAGAAAGCTCTAAAAGCCTGCTCCTTGAACTTTTGGTTTTTAAAGGCAGGAACGTAAAGGTCAAGAATTACAGCATTGATTTCTGCCTATTGCCTTTTGAAGCCGTAAATCAGCCAGAAACAATTAAGGAAAAAAACATTAATGTATTGTATCTTAGTATAGAAACGCCGGAAAAAATAGCAAAGGTAACTGAATTTGCAAAAAAATCAGGCATACTCACAGTATGCGGCCAGGATTCGTATGAGAAAATGAAAAACGGTATTTCTGTCGGGTTTTCTCTTGAAAATGAAAAACCGGCCATAACCTTAAATAATGATTCTGCTGTTAAAGAAGGCAGCAATTTTTCAAAGGAATTTGCAGCTCTTGCAAAAGCATATAAGTAA